A portion of the Flavobacterium magnum genome contains these proteins:
- a CDS encoding N-acetylmuramoyl-L-alanine amidase family protein gives MNFSHKIKPFLLILMCISALAASAQKGQKFKVTLDAGHGGKDFGAVYNGHVEKNIALAVVLKVGKILEGMSSIEVNYTRKTDVFIELVERANIANRADANVFVSIHCNANANKEAYGTETHVMGMSKNASALAVAKRENEVIVMEKDYKETYKGFDPNSPESIFGTTLLVEENQDNSIALASKVQHRFTDDLKKRNRGVKQAPYMVLHKAYMPRVLIEMGFISNPKEGAELDSEEGQMEIAQAIANAIVSYKKDYFGSGENENEIKPSQRISDAEKVPPQEEKQPSVTPTPTPAAREDVKPAANGEVVFKVQISASGKKLDLTPSNFKGLKNISVTSDNGTLYKYMYGETGSYDTAKENLAEAKAKGFDSAYIVAFRDGKKISIQDALNKR, from the coding sequence ATGAATTTTTCCCATAAAATCAAACCTTTTTTACTGATATTGATGTGTATTTCGGCCTTGGCCGCATCGGCGCAAAAAGGCCAGAAATTTAAGGTCACGCTCGATGCCGGACACGGAGGAAAGGATTTCGGGGCGGTCTATAACGGACATGTGGAAAAAAACATTGCGTTGGCCGTGGTGCTCAAAGTAGGTAAGATCCTTGAAGGCATGTCTTCGATTGAGGTGAACTATACGAGGAAGACAGACGTTTTCATTGAGCTCGTGGAACGCGCCAATATCGCCAACCGGGCAGATGCTAACGTTTTTGTGTCCATCCACTGCAACGCCAATGCCAACAAGGAGGCCTATGGAACCGAAACGCACGTGATGGGTATGTCTAAAAACGCCTCGGCGCTTGCCGTAGCTAAACGCGAGAACGAAGTTATCGTGATGGAGAAAGACTATAAGGAAACGTACAAGGGCTTCGACCCGAATTCCCCCGAATCCATTTTCGGGACGACGTTGCTGGTAGAGGAAAATCAGGACAACAGTATTGCATTGGCGAGTAAGGTCCAACACCGGTTTACCGACGACCTTAAAAAAAGAAACCGCGGCGTGAAGCAGGCACCGTATATGGTACTTCACAAAGCATACATGCCCAGGGTGCTGATCGAGATGGGTTTTATCTCCAACCCGAAAGAAGGTGCTGAACTGGATTCTGAGGAAGGACAGATGGAGATCGCTCAGGCCATTGCCAATGCGATTGTGAGCTATAAGAAAGATTATTTCGGAAGCGGCGAAAATGAAAATGAAATCAAGCCGTCGCAACGCATAAGTGACGCCGAGAAGGTGCCGCCGCAAGAGGAAAAGCAGCCTTCGGTCACTCCGACGCCCACACCTGCCGCCAGGGAAGATGTGAAGCCTGCTGCAAACGGCGAAGTGGTGTTTAAGGTGCAAATTTCCGCCAGCGGCAAGAAACTTGACCTTACCCCTTCGAACTTTAAGGGACTGAAGAACATTTCAGTTACTTCGGATAATGGGACGCTGTACAAATATATGTACGGGGAAACAGGCAGTTATGACACCGCTAAGGAAAATCTCGCCGAAGCCAAGGCGAAAGGATTTGATTCGGCGTACATAGTTGCATTCCGCGACGGTAAAAAAATTAGCATTCAGGACGCCTTAAATAAACGGTGA
- a CDS encoding putative LPS assembly protein LptD — translation MKTKIGTLYNEAELYYEDIELKSGIIQFNYEKNEIYAGRIKDSTGALVQRPVFKQGSNVIEPDSIRINTDTKKALIWNSRSKQMDFNIKSQIAKKENDSVYFLYKTKFTTAEDIENPEYFILTQRAKFVPKKKIVVGLSNLWIADVPTPIALPFAFFPMSEKAQSGVIIPTFTDTSQQGYSLQNGGYYFALSDNYDLTFLGDYYTNASYALRFESSYAKRYRYSGNVNLRFERIITGERGLPNYANRREYNIQWSHRQDAKSNPNSKFAASVNLGSSTYFTNSLNQSNIGARLNNTLSSTVSYSKTFNTLPLVNIALAATHTQNTGSKQISMTLPTFTGSVDRIFPFAPKDGVKKGLIKNINLQYSVIAENRFNTVDSLFFKPEMFKNAMNGMKHSIPISTNFKVAKYFSVPISVNYNEVWYLKTVNRYFDRELNRVETRDENGFDAFRTYNFSTGIGTTVYGTFQFSEKSKIRAIRHVVKPTVSYSYTPSFERYYDYYDTDPAGTIRKQYTRFEKGIYGAPGLNYSNLLNFSLNNTLEAKVVDRDTTKTELKKIVLLNSLNFQTSYDISADSLKWSPLRVSGGTNLFKEKMNINFGATLNPYAVDNAGKVINKFNIDNGGSIFRLTNAFMSIGYRIDSKGGEQTTGNSNDQGQRNGGRDDDLFGRSTDLSDRRQSQFDEDETQDKDTPATFYHTELPWDLNFAYSLTYNNTSRQNDIVGNSLMVSGNIDLAPKWKVGVSTGYDFVQKGITFTQLRFERDLLSWRMDFSWVPIGINTSWGFFIGVKSGLLSDLKWEKRKAPDRIIR, via the coding sequence ATGAAGACTAAGATCGGTACCTTATATAATGAGGCCGAATTGTACTACGAGGACATCGAACTCAAATCCGGGATTATACAGTTCAACTACGAAAAAAATGAAATTTATGCGGGCCGCATCAAGGATTCAACCGGCGCCTTAGTACAACGCCCGGTTTTCAAACAGGGCAGCAACGTCATAGAACCGGATTCGATCCGCATCAATACCGACACCAAAAAAGCGCTGATCTGGAATTCTCGGTCCAAGCAGATGGATTTCAACATCAAATCGCAGATTGCCAAAAAGGAGAACGATTCGGTTTATTTCCTGTACAAAACCAAATTCACCACCGCGGAAGATATCGAGAATCCGGAATATTTCATCCTCACACAACGCGCGAAGTTTGTGCCGAAAAAGAAAATTGTCGTGGGACTGTCGAATCTCTGGATTGCGGATGTCCCCACCCCTATTGCGCTGCCTTTTGCATTTTTCCCAATGTCCGAAAAAGCGCAGTCGGGCGTCATTATCCCGACATTCACTGATACAAGCCAGCAGGGATATTCGCTGCAGAATGGCGGGTATTATTTTGCACTCAGTGACAACTACGACCTGACGTTCCTTGGCGATTATTACACCAACGCGAGTTACGCGCTGCGGTTTGAGTCGTCTTATGCCAAACGCTACCGGTACAGCGGGAACGTAAACCTTCGTTTTGAACGGATCATCACCGGCGAGCGCGGGCTGCCCAACTACGCCAACCGGCGCGAGTACAACATCCAGTGGAGTCACAGGCAGGATGCGAAGTCCAATCCGAATTCAAAATTTGCTGCCTCAGTCAATTTAGGTTCGAGTACTTATTTTACCAATTCGCTGAACCAAAGTAACATCGGGGCCCGACTCAACAACACGCTGAGTTCGACGGTATCCTATTCGAAGACTTTCAATACGCTGCCGCTCGTCAACATTGCGCTCGCCGCCACCCACACGCAGAATACGGGTTCCAAACAAATCAGTATGACGCTACCAACTTTTACGGGAAGTGTGGACCGGATTTTCCCATTTGCGCCTAAAGATGGCGTGAAAAAGGGCCTGATCAAGAACATCAACCTGCAATATAGCGTGATTGCAGAGAACCGTTTCAATACCGTAGACTCCCTGTTTTTCAAGCCCGAAATGTTCAAAAACGCAATGAACGGGATGAAGCACAGCATCCCGATCAGCACGAATTTCAAGGTCGCGAAGTATTTCAGTGTGCCGATTTCAGTCAATTACAACGAAGTGTGGTACCTTAAAACCGTAAACAGGTATTTCGACAGGGAACTCAATCGCGTCGAAACGCGCGATGAAAATGGTTTTGACGCGTTCCGGACTTACAACTTCTCGACCGGTATCGGAACTACGGTTTACGGCACGTTCCAATTCAGCGAAAAGTCGAAGATCCGTGCCATCAGGCATGTCGTGAAACCTACGGTCAGTTATTCGTACACGCCAAGTTTCGAGCGGTATTACGATTATTATGACACCGATCCTGCGGGAACCATCCGGAAACAATACACGCGTTTTGAGAAGGGAATTTACGGTGCACCCGGACTGAACTATTCCAACCTCCTGAACTTCTCACTCAACAACACGCTCGAAGCCAAAGTCGTTGACCGCGACACCACCAAAACCGAACTTAAGAAAATCGTGCTGCTGAACAGCCTGAATTTCCAGACATCCTACGACATTTCTGCGGACTCACTCAAATGGTCTCCATTGCGTGTCAGTGGCGGAACGAACCTGTTCAAGGAAAAGATGAATATCAACTTCGGCGCGACGCTGAATCCGTACGCAGTTGACAATGCGGGAAAGGTGATCAATAAATTCAATATTGACAACGGCGGCAGCATTTTCAGGCTGACCAACGCCTTTATGTCCATAGGATACCGTATTGACAGCAAAGGCGGCGAACAAACTACCGGAAATTCAAACGACCAGGGACAACGAAACGGAGGCCGCGACGACGATCTTTTCGGGCGAAGTACCGACCTTAGTGACAGGCGCCAAAGCCAGTTCGATGAGGATGAGACACAGGATAAAGACACGCCCGCGACGTTTTACCATACCGAATTGCCGTGGGACCTGAATTTTGCTTATTCACTGACTTACAATAACACCTCGAGGCAGAATGACATTGTGGGTAATTCGCTGATGGTTTCAGGGAATATTGATCTGGCGCCCAAATGGAAGGTCGGCGTTTCAACCGGTTACGACTTCGTCCAAAAAGGAATTACCTTTACCCAACTGCGCTTTGAAAGGGATTTATTAAGCTGGCGGATGGATTTCAGCTGGGTACCGATCGGAATCAATACGTCCTGGGGATTCTTCATCGGGGTGAAATCAGGATTACTCAGTGACCTTAAATGGGAGAAAAGGAAAGCTCCGGATCGTATCATCAGATAA
- a CDS encoding RidA family protein — protein MKNIIITDQAPAPIGPYNQAIAIGDLLFTSGQIALDPGTMELVLDDIETETKQVMENLRAVLAANNMTFDHVVKTTIFIMDMADFAKINTVYGSYFNEDTAPARETVQVAGLPKGVNVEISMIASR, from the coding sequence ATGAAAAACATCATTATCACAGACCAGGCCCCTGCACCGATCGGCCCCTACAATCAGGCGATTGCGATTGGCGACTTGCTGTTTACATCGGGCCAGATTGCGCTGGATCCGGGCACTATGGAACTCGTTCTGGACGATATAGAAACGGAAACAAAACAAGTCATGGAGAACCTCAGGGCGGTGCTTGCCGCGAACAACATGACGTTCGATCATGTTGTAAAAACCACCATTTTCATCATGGATATGGCGGATTTTGCAAAAATCAATACAGTATACGGAAGTTATTTTAATGAAGACACTGCGCCGGCACGCGAAACCGTACAGGTCGCCGGGTTGCCGAAAGGCGTTAACGTAGAGATCTCGATGATTGCATCCCGGTAA
- the pfkA gene encoding 6-phosphofructokinase — MSKEIKKIGVLTSGGDAPGMNAAIRSVVRTCAYHHIECIGIYRGYQGMIEGDFKEMGPRSVNNIVNKGGTILKSARSKEFMTPEGRKKAYDNLVNAGVNALVVIGGDGSFTGAEVFNHEYGFPVMGIPGTIDNDIFGTSHTLGYDTALNTVVEVIDKIRDTASSHNRLFFVEVMGRDAGHIALNAGIGAGAEEILIPEEDLGLDRLLESLKKSKASGKSSSIVVIAEGDKIGKNVFELKDYVEENLPEYDVRVSVLGHMQRGGAPTCYDRVLASRLGVKAVESLLDGKSNFMVGVLEDKIALTPLEQAIKGKSEIDMELLRVSDIMST; from the coding sequence ATGTCAAAAGAGATAAAAAAGATCGGCGTGCTTACTTCCGGTGGTGACGCTCCCGGGATGAACGCAGCGATCCGCTCAGTCGTCAGGACGTGCGCTTATCATCATATAGAATGCATCGGAATTTACCGTGGATACCAGGGAATGATTGAGGGCGATTTTAAGGAAATGGGTCCGAGGAGTGTCAACAACATCGTCAACAAAGGAGGCACCATCCTGAAATCTGCCCGTTCCAAGGAATTTATGACGCCGGAAGGCCGGAAAAAAGCGTACGACAACCTGGTGAATGCCGGTGTAAACGCTTTGGTAGTGATTGGTGGTGACGGCAGTTTTACAGGCGCGGAAGTCTTCAACCACGAGTACGGTTTCCCGGTAATGGGCATCCCCGGCACGATTGACAATGATATTTTTGGCACAAGCCACACGCTGGGTTACGACACAGCGCTGAACACCGTGGTCGAAGTCATCGATAAGATACGCGACACCGCGAGTTCGCACAACCGGTTATTCTTTGTCGAGGTTATGGGCCGTGACGCCGGGCACATCGCCCTCAATGCCGGTATAGGAGCGGGAGCGGAAGAAATCCTGATTCCGGAAGAGGATCTGGGGCTCGACCGGTTGCTGGAATCACTCAAGAAAAGCAAAGCCTCAGGCAAATCATCGAGTATTGTGGTCATTGCCGAAGGGGATAAAATCGGGAAAAATGTGTTCGAGCTCAAGGATTATGTGGAAGAAAATCTCCCAGAATACGACGTGCGTGTCTCCGTGCTGGGGCACATGCAGCGCGGTGGGGCGCCTACCTGTTATGACCGTGTACTGGCCAGCCGGCTTGGAGTAAAAGCAGTTGAGTCGCTGCTGGACGGCAAATCCAATTTTATGGTCGGTGTGCTCGAAGACAAAATTGCGCTGACGCCGCTTGAACAGGCCATCAAAGGAAAAAGTGAAATCGATATGGAGCTGCTTCGCGTTTCCGATATCATGTCAACATAA
- the gap gene encoding type I glyceraldehyde-3-phosphate dehydrogenase: MSKVKLGINGFGRIGRIVFRETFNRDNVEVVAINDLLDVDHLAYLLKYDSVHGRFNGKVEVKEGKLYVNDRYIRVTAEKDPATLKWDEVGVDVVAESTGIFTTIETAQAHIRGGAKKVVISAPSADAPMFVMGVNHTEAKATDTVVSNASCTTNCLAPLAKVLHDHFGIVEGLMTTVHATTSTQMVADGPSKKDWRGGRAASVNIIPSSTGAAKAVGKVIPALNGKLTGMSFRVPTIDVSVVDLTVKLEKETTYEDIMAVLRNASETDYKGIIGFTEDDVVSQDFVSDTRTSIIDAKAGIGLNTTFFKIVSWYDNEYGYSSKLIDLSVHVAGLK, encoded by the coding sequence ATGTCAAAAGTAAAATTAGGAATTAACGGTTTTGGTCGCATCGGAAGAATTGTTTTCCGGGAAACTTTCAACCGTGATAACGTGGAAGTGGTCGCTATCAATGACCTGCTCGATGTGGATCATCTGGCATATTTGCTTAAATATGATTCGGTTCACGGACGTTTCAATGGTAAAGTCGAAGTCAAAGAAGGCAAATTATATGTAAACGACCGTTACATCCGCGTCACTGCGGAGAAAGATCCCGCCACGCTGAAGTGGGATGAAGTCGGTGTGGACGTCGTTGCAGAATCCACCGGGATTTTCACGACCATCGAAACGGCGCAGGCCCACATCCGCGGCGGCGCTAAAAAAGTGGTTATCTCAGCCCCATCCGCTGATGCGCCTATGTTTGTAATGGGCGTGAACCACACGGAAGCCAAAGCAACGGACACGGTGGTATCGAATGCCTCATGCACTACGAACTGCCTCGCGCCGCTCGCAAAGGTGCTCCACGATCATTTCGGGATTGTGGAAGGCCTGATGACCACAGTACATGCCACGACATCAACCCAGATGGTGGCCGATGGTCCTTCCAAAAAAGACTGGAGGGGCGGACGTGCGGCCAGCGTAAACATCATCCCGTCATCGACGGGTGCTGCCAAAGCGGTGGGAAAAGTCATCCCGGCGTTGAACGGAAAACTTACCGGAATGTCGTTTCGGGTGCCAACCATTGATGTATCGGTAGTTGATTTAACCGTGAAACTCGAGAAAGAAACAACATACGAAGACATCATGGCAGTGCTCAGGAACGCATCGGAAACGGATTACAAAGGCATTATCGGCTTTACCGAAGACGATGTCGTTTCGCAGGATTTTGTCTCTGATACGCGTACTTCAATCATCGATGCGAAAGCCGGGATTGGCCTGAATACCACATTCTTCAAGATTGTTTCCTGGTATGATAACGAATACGGCTACTCCAGCAAACTGATTGATTTGTCAGTGCATGTTGCCGGCTTGAAATAA
- a CDS encoding BadF/BadG/BcrA/BcrD ATPase family protein: MKLLVDSGSTKADWISIDESGKVLFTTQSLGLNPEVLSKEEVITRLEDKFDISHNRNNVSHLYFYGAGCGTDRMKNFLADVFKEYFPNAVVSVHEDTYAAVYATTPKNEKAVVCILGTGSNCSYFDGVVLHQKVQSLGYIAMDDCSGNRFGRHLLRGYYFNKMPKALAAEFASEYDVAPDTVKHHLYKEPNPNAYLATFAKFLIRHKDSEFCRKFIFEEMEKFVENYILQYDEARKYPVHFIGSIAFYLKEELEEVLQKHGLKIGNVLRRPIDGLIQYHALNK, translated from the coding sequence ATGAAATTATTAGTAGACAGCGGATCCACCAAGGCAGACTGGATTTCAATTGATGAATCCGGAAAAGTATTGTTCACCACACAATCGCTGGGGCTGAATCCGGAAGTATTGTCTAAAGAAGAAGTCATTACCCGGCTGGAGGACAAATTCGACATCTCGCACAACCGAAACAATGTATCGCACCTGTATTTTTACGGCGCGGGCTGTGGCACCGACCGGATGAAAAATTTCCTTGCCGATGTGTTTAAGGAATATTTTCCCAATGCGGTGGTATCGGTGCATGAAGATACCTATGCGGCAGTCTACGCGACGACACCCAAAAACGAAAAAGCCGTCGTATGCATCCTGGGCACCGGATCCAATTGCAGTTATTTCGACGGTGTCGTGCTGCACCAGAAAGTACAGTCGTTGGGCTACATCGCTATGGATGATTGTTCGGGAAATCGTTTCGGCAGGCACTTGCTGCGCGGGTATTATTTCAATAAGATGCCGAAAGCGCTCGCGGCCGAGTTCGCCTCAGAATATGATGTGGCCCCCGACACGGTGAAGCATCATTTGTACAAAGAACCAAACCCAAATGCCTACCTGGCGACATTTGCCAAATTCCTGATCCGCCACAAGGATTCGGAGTTTTGCCGCAAATTTATCTTCGAGGAAATGGAAAAGTTTGTCGAGAATTATATCCTGCAGTATGATGAGGCACGGAAGTATCCGGTGCATTTTATCGGGTCAATCGCCTTTTACCTGAAAGAAGAACTCGAGGAAGTCCTCCAAAAACACGGACTTAAAATTGGTAATGTCCTGCGTCGCCCGATTGACGGCCTGATTCAATACCATGCTTTGAACAAATAA